A genome region from Nodosilinea sp. FACHB-141 includes the following:
- a CDS encoding adenylate/guanylate cyclase domain-containing protein — protein sequence MTFQTPSGATALSRRLSIQAVLDQVVSREAHRNELQLSYVRMGVLLISLLLDVAVFLFPQVLLGKDHVPPTVLIISLCANLFALGLVVILRQGLSMEALRRWQVIIPIFDNLLLWAFITNIWRVLGATQPLILTNVVAFCSLVAVSGGLRLSRRAALLTSLLALVNFGYAAVLFKLNLALALFAGITVFGTGYLGMRMAVIVRRHVKNESGRLLMAQFLPKTIVEAAFEAPLELLQQSQKRDVTVVVTDLREFTHFAEALEPQTAFDFLNRYQGLLATIVEHHGGWVDKFMGDGMLAVFGAPDPLENHARSALTAASAMVREVTQISPLAMGVGVHSGPVVAGCLGPSGRLEFTVIGDTVNVAARLEALTKTLGHGVLVSAATQQRAGAWPLQSVGVHPIRGRAQELELFTLA from the coding sequence ATGACCTTCCAAACCCCTTCGGGCGCAACTGCTCTCTCCCGTCGCCTCAGCATCCAGGCCGTCCTCGACCAGGTAGTATCCCGAGAGGCTCACCGCAACGAACTCCAGCTGTCCTACGTGCGCATGGGGGTGCTGCTGATCTCCCTGCTGCTCGACGTGGCCGTGTTTTTGTTTCCTCAGGTGCTGTTGGGCAAAGACCACGTACCGCCTACGGTGCTGATCATTAGCCTTTGCGCCAACCTGTTTGCCCTGGGGCTGGTGGTCATTTTGCGCCAGGGCTTGTCGATGGAGGCCCTGCGCCGCTGGCAGGTGATCATTCCCATCTTCGACAATCTGCTGCTGTGGGCTTTCATTACCAATATTTGGCGGGTGCTAGGGGCTACCCAACCGCTGATTTTGACCAACGTGGTGGCCTTTTGCAGCCTGGTGGCGGTGTCGGGAGGGCTGCGTCTGAGTCGCCGCGCTGCACTGCTCACCTCCTTGCTGGCTCTGGTTAACTTTGGCTATGCGGCGGTGCTGTTTAAGCTCAACCTGGCCCTTGCCCTGTTTGCGGGCATTACGGTATTCGGCACTGGCTATTTAGGCATGCGCATGGCGGTCATTGTGCGCCGCCACGTCAAAAACGAGTCGGGCCGCCTGCTGATGGCGCAGTTTTTGCCCAAAACCATTGTCGAAGCCGCCTTTGAGGCGCCCTTGGAGCTGCTTCAACAATCCCAAAAGCGCGATGTTACGGTGGTGGTGACCGATCTGCGCGAGTTTACCCACTTTGCTGAAGCCCTAGAACCCCAGACGGCTTTCGATTTTCTCAATCGCTATCAGGGGTTATTGGCCACTATTGTGGAGCACCACGGGGGCTGGGTAGATAAGTTTATGGGCGACGGCATGCTGGCGGTTTTTGGTGCTCCCGACCCGTTGGAGAACCACGCCCGCAGCGCCCTCACCGCCGCCTCCGCCATGGTGCGGGAGGTAACGCAAATTTCGCCCCTAGCCATGGGTGTCGGAGTGCACTCTGGCCCCGTAGTCGCGGGCTGCTTAGGCCCCAGTGGTCGCCTTGAGTTTACGGTGATTGGTGATACGGTCAACGTGGCCGCCCGGCTCGAAGCTTTAACGAAAACTTTGGGGCATGGGGTGTTGGTGAGCGCTGCCACTCAACAGCGGGCTGGCGCCTGGCCTTTGCAGTCTGTGGGGGTACACCCCATTCGCGGTCGGGCCCAAGAGCTGGAGCTGTTTACCCTCGCTTAG
- a CDS encoding S-layer homology domain-containing protein, with protein sequence MLQPTSAIASPEQTSGQAGYLPDTEGHWAQPFIQSLTAQNLLKGYPDGTFRPDQPVRRDEFAAILSQSFNQVQEDPIADGSVYNDVPDDHWAKDAIEEAHESGFMSGYPGGLFAPDRDISRTEALVSLSQNLNLEAPPNLNASGAATPAVNNSTASEQSATDQAATNNQAAKSTAANQSSRATQRPRRNTFLMPMALTTLMQPLVAPARARNVPPAANRPAQTPDSANTAAAPNSSAPANTAETPNRTDRAAGDNPEFEALPSEVVSNYYTDAQKIPVYAVDPIATATQAGLVVNYPDRQLLNPDRPATRAEIAAFIHQALVHQGRLAPLADNPAANYIVNPSQSGQ encoded by the coding sequence ATGCTGCAACCCACGTCAGCGATCGCATCTCCCGAGCAGACTAGCGGACAAGCCGGCTATTTACCAGATACTGAAGGGCATTGGGCACAGCCTTTTATTCAAAGTCTGACCGCTCAAAATTTGCTCAAAGGCTATCCAGATGGGACGTTTAGACCCGATCAGCCAGTGCGGCGTGACGAGTTTGCTGCCATCCTCAGCCAAAGCTTTAATCAAGTCCAAGAAGACCCGATCGCCGATGGCAGCGTTTATAACGATGTTCCAGACGATCATTGGGCTAAAGATGCCATTGAAGAAGCTCACGAATCCGGCTTTATGTCTGGCTACCCTGGTGGCTTGTTTGCACCTGATCGAGACATTTCAAGAACCGAAGCCCTAGTCTCCCTATCTCAAAACCTCAACCTGGAAGCTCCGCCCAACCTGAATGCTTCAGGTGCCGCGACTCCCGCAGTCAATAATTCAACCGCTTCAGAGCAATCTGCGACCGATCAAGCAGCTACCAATAATCAAGCCGCCAAATCAACAGCAGCAAACCAATCCTCCCGTGCCACCCAGCGACCCCGCAGAAACACCTTTCTCATGCCGATGGCGCTAACAACTTTGATGCAGCCCCTTGTGGCTCCCGCTAGAGCTAGAAACGTTCCCCCTGCGGCTAATCGCCCTGCTCAAACCCCAGATTCTGCCAACACTGCCGCTGCTCCTAATTCGTCGGCTCCGGCAAATACAGCTGAAACTCCAAATCGCACCGATCGTGCAGCAGGAGACAATCCTGAGTTTGAGGCTCTGCCTTCAGAGGTCGTGAGCAACTACTATACCGATGCCCAAAAAATTCCGGTCTATGCAGTAGATCCGATCGCCACTGCAACTCAGGCAGGCTTAGTGGTTAACTATCCCGACCGCCAACTACTCAACCCTGATCGGCCGGCTACCCGTGCTGAAATTGCAGCGTTTATTCATCAGGCTCTGGTTCACCAAGGCAGGTTGGCTCCACTAGCTGATAACCCAGCAGCCAATTACATCGTGAATCCATCTCAGTCTGGCCAGTAA
- the ald gene encoding alanine dehydrogenase: MRIGLPKEIKDQEFRVGLTPAAVQSLAQQGHSVVVQTGAGTGSGFEDSDYHAAGATLVADAATAWSQDMVVKVKEPQPSEYDFFRRDLILFTYLHLAAERSLTAALMASGIEAIAYETVTAADGRLPLLTPMSVIAGRLSVQFGARYLERQQGGRGVLLGGMPGVAPGTVVILGGGVVGTEAAKMAVGLGARVQIIDLNVDRLAYLETLFGSRVELLYSGPAQIAASVPQADLLIGAVLVPGRKAPTLVSKALVGTMRPGSVIIDVAVDQGGCIETLRPTSHSQPTYVEQGVVHFGVPNMPGAVPWTATQALNNATLPYVLKLASKGLDALATDSGLAAGLNVSAGQIVHPAVREVFPDLAGQTGGTLVGV, from the coding sequence ATGCGCATCGGGCTACCCAAGGAAATCAAAGACCAGGAATTTCGCGTGGGGTTGACCCCGGCGGCGGTGCAAAGCCTCGCTCAGCAGGGGCACTCGGTGGTGGTACAAACCGGGGCTGGGACCGGGTCGGGCTTTGAGGATAGTGACTATCACGCGGCTGGGGCGACGCTGGTGGCTGATGCGGCTACCGCCTGGAGCCAGGATATGGTGGTGAAGGTTAAAGAGCCCCAGCCCTCGGAGTACGACTTTTTTCGCCGCGACCTGATTTTATTTACCTACCTGCATCTGGCCGCCGAGCGATCGCTCACCGCAGCGCTGATGGCCAGCGGCATTGAGGCGATCGCCTACGAAACCGTTACCGCCGCCGATGGTAGGCTGCCCTTGCTCACCCCCATGAGTGTGATTGCCGGACGGCTCTCAGTCCAGTTTGGGGCCCGCTATCTAGAGCGCCAGCAGGGTGGGCGGGGGGTGCTGCTGGGCGGCATGCCCGGCGTGGCCCCTGGCACCGTGGTAATTTTGGGCGGCGGCGTAGTTGGTACCGAGGCCGCCAAGATGGCTGTGGGGCTAGGAGCTAGGGTGCAGATTATCGACCTCAACGTCGATCGCCTCGCCTATCTCGAAACTCTGTTTGGTTCTCGCGTTGAGCTGCTCTACAGCGGCCCCGCCCAAATTGCCGCCTCCGTGCCCCAGGCCGATCTGCTGATCGGCGCGGTGCTGGTGCCCGGACGCAAGGCCCCTACTTTGGTCTCGAAGGCGCTGGTGGGCACCATGCGTCCCGGCTCAGTCATTATTGATGTTGCTGTGGACCAAGGAGGCTGCATTGAAACCCTGCGCCCCACCTCCCATAGCCAGCCCACCTACGTCGAGCAGGGGGTGGTGCACTTTGGCGTCCCCAACATGCCCGGTGCTGTGCCCTGGACGGCCACCCAGGCGTTAAACAACGCTACTCTGCCCTACGTGCTCAAGTTGGCCAGCAAGGGTTTAGATGCGCTGGCCACCGACAGCGGTTTGGCTGCAGGGCTAAATGTGTCGGCGGGGCAGATCGTCCATCCTGCTGTGCGAGAGGTGTTTCCCGATTTGGCAGGGCAGACCGGCGGAACGTTGGTCGGGGTGTAG
- a CDS encoding RNA polymerase sigma factor, which yields MSQPDDTSGFNEFRPPADAPAQDVFDQALSEILSKDNTHAHTLLSVIQRTLKQYHLDAQFEAHEILHEAYLRGKKKLQTGEVIRNPYAWLKATAVHVVYERKRQHRTSATDPQVMEAILPDYRLNLMQQQMLLEELDLLYQALHLLYQEDPTATCLLYLRTVRGWSWDQICQWLVAEGQPLASEVALRQRASRAKRRLQNIVWRRIDQGAPPTGPMSYR from the coding sequence ATGAGCCAACCTGACGACACCAGTGGTTTTAATGAGTTCCGCCCACCCGCCGATGCTCCAGCCCAAGATGTGTTCGATCAAGCGCTGAGTGAGATTCTCAGCAAAGACAACACCCATGCTCACACCCTGCTCAGTGTCATTCAAAGAACTCTCAAGCAGTACCATCTAGACGCCCAGTTTGAGGCCCACGAGATTCTCCATGAGGCCTATCTGCGGGGCAAAAAGAAGCTCCAGACCGGAGAAGTGATCCGCAACCCCTATGCTTGGCTCAAGGCTACGGCCGTTCACGTAGTCTACGAACGCAAGCGCCAGCATCGCACCAGCGCCACCGACCCCCAGGTGATGGAGGCGATCTTGCCTGACTATCGCCTCAACCTGATGCAGCAGCAGATGCTGCTCGAAGAGCTAGACCTGCTCTATCAGGCCTTGCACCTGCTCTACCAAGAAGACCCCACCGCCACCTGCCTGCTCTATCTACGCACCGTGCGCGGCTGGTCTTGGGATCAAATTTGCCAGTGGCTAGTCGCTGAGGGACAGCCGCTGGCCAGTGAAGTCGCGCTGCGCCAGCGGGCTTCTCGGGCGAAGCGCCGCCTGCAAAACATCGTCTGGCGACGCATCGATCAAGGCGCTCCACCCACTGGGCCAATGTCCTACCGATGA
- a CDS encoding peptidoglycan-binding protein, whose translation MNTEHATAPLGDPSMAGASGSTVVDLLTARDHAPIDALGRGLEQHRQTLADYCTLALQPRLSAADEARLSAILDQAVDDPLLSFWLDEADGWVGEQLNLMPADVLRQQQHRLQRILGQNWVDTLWNDLQHRTKALQAYLKRVGVYSGAIDGIMGPTTQRAIESFKTAYPDGLPLGYL comes from the coding sequence ATGAACACGGAACACGCGACGGCACCCCTAGGCGATCCTTCTATGGCAGGGGCTTCCGGCTCCACCGTAGTCGATCTACTCACTGCCCGAGACCATGCCCCAATTGACGCGCTTGGGCGGGGGCTAGAGCAGCACCGCCAGACGCTGGCTGACTACTGCACCCTGGCCCTTCAGCCCCGGCTGTCTGCCGCTGACGAGGCTCGCTTGAGCGCTATCTTAGACCAGGCCGTCGATGATCCTCTGCTCAGCTTTTGGCTCGACGAGGCCGATGGCTGGGTGGGCGAACAGCTCAACCTCATGCCCGCCGACGTGCTGCGACAGCAGCAGCATCGGCTCCAGCGCATTTTGGGGCAAAACTGGGTCGATACATTATGGAATGATTTACAGCACAGGACCAAAGCCCTTCAGGCCTACCTCAAGCGGGTGGGGGTCTACAGCGGTGCGATCGACGGCATCATGGGGCCTACCACCCAGCGCGCCATAGAATCCTTCAAGACGGCATACCCCGACGGGCTTCCCCTGGGATATCTATAG
- a CDS encoding EAL domain-containing protein yields the protein MQRFFPSWVNTSLGIRLGVAFSGITLLLSAVLGGVAGRQAEDQIERDMGYRLELMAGQLTEELDRSLFERYREIQIIAEFKLVGTFSQAMVERQSLLERLQSTYPDYTWIGFADTQGVVQVSTQDLLEGVSVAERDWFIAAKNEPFVGDVHDAKLLSKLLPPKADGAPLRLLDVAAPVYSDRGELQGVLGAHITWEWVEEVATSLMQDPAASNQAVFIVDAAGKVILGPEAWQGQQLNLNSLRLAQTESKGFTVERWPDGEHYLVGFFSSQGHSSYPGLGWTILVHEPVSTAFSPARALFWKILLGGLSLGSGFVVVGWLAAYRITKPLLQIAAAADQIRDGNRDVLLPRIKGRNEVSRLTEAFTQLIANLFAQETALRTSNSQLRQQLQAKRLMGRSLKRGHEQLRQIVDGIEDSLLLREVSTGKLIYSNNRFADLYQDVVADNSSPGAWLQYVHPDDRPWVSEKFADELQGKDFFNDEYRFIGADGHTRWIWNRSFPIRDEQGEVYRYVVIERDITEIKQATDALQQLMAGTAAVTGEAFFQQLVRHLASALDADCVYVAERQTDGMHTLAFWCEGELQPNITIAATEMPCALVLNQGFHRCVDQVAESFSTNPFLQRLKLKGYVGVTMTSAGGDVLGLLCVMSKRPLRDRIDYATILQIFANRAAAELERQQAEAALQQSEARFRLLAENVKDLVCLHDLSGKFLYLSPSCTALLGFEPEELVGSDPYRQCHPEDRPLMQPQFQQALHDPSAGPITYRVRCKNRRYIWLETLIKVICSDEGVPTYLQTSSRDVTDQVRMLEQMEHDATHDSLTGLPNRSLLLERLNLAIKRIHQHDDAQFAVLLIDLDRFKVINDSLGHQVGDRLLQLIAKRLQAAIGGVDLAARLGGDEFVLLIEDIDNLAAAVRTAERVLGSFQTAIPLASQDVVIGASIGIVLGDRSYSEGINILRDAEIAMYSAKQTGQLGYTIFNQTMHQKALQRLELENALRLAIAQQELTLRYQPIVDLATGSLVGFEALVRWQHPVQGMISPVDFIPIAEDTGLIVPLGTWVLKTACQQLATWQAQFPASAALKMSVNLSVVQLKESNLVALVEQVLAETGLPGHCLALEITESMFMEDIEVINQRLQQLNQRDIQISIDDFGTGFSSLSYLHRLSVNNLKIDRSFVNNLSESHRNLSMARTIINLSQQLGLTTIAEGIETPEQLQQLKSLGCQLGQGYLFNAPVTSAVAETLVAELTEVQAAQAQG from the coding sequence ATGCAGCGATTTTTTCCGTCCTGGGTCAACACCAGCCTAGGTATCCGTTTGGGAGTTGCCTTTAGCGGCATCACGCTTTTGTTGTCGGCTGTTTTAGGCGGTGTGGCCGGTAGACAGGCAGAGGATCAGATCGAGCGCGACATGGGCTACAGGCTGGAGCTGATGGCGGGCCAGCTTACAGAAGAATTAGACCGGAGTCTGTTTGAACGCTACCGTGAGATTCAAATTATTGCCGAGTTCAAGCTGGTAGGAACGTTTTCCCAGGCTATGGTTGAGCGGCAATCCTTACTTGAACGTCTCCAGAGCACCTACCCTGACTACACCTGGATTGGCTTTGCCGACACCCAAGGTGTCGTTCAAGTCAGCACCCAGGATTTGCTGGAGGGGGTGAGCGTAGCTGAGCGAGACTGGTTTATTGCAGCCAAAAATGAACCCTTCGTGGGAGATGTGCACGATGCCAAGTTGCTGAGTAAGCTTTTGCCGCCCAAGGCCGATGGAGCCCCTCTGCGTCTGCTAGATGTGGCCGCTCCTGTGTATAGCGATCGCGGAGAACTGCAAGGTGTTTTGGGCGCTCACATCACCTGGGAATGGGTAGAAGAGGTAGCAACCTCGCTGATGCAGGATCCTGCTGCCAGCAATCAAGCTGTTTTTATTGTTGATGCTGCAGGCAAGGTTATTCTTGGCCCTGAGGCTTGGCAGGGGCAGCAGCTGAACTTAAACAGCTTGCGTCTGGCTCAGACCGAGTCAAAGGGTTTTACTGTGGAGCGCTGGCCCGATGGTGAACACTACTTGGTAGGGTTTTTTAGCAGCCAAGGGCATAGCAGCTACCCCGGCTTGGGCTGGACGATTTTAGTGCACGAGCCGGTGTCTACAGCTTTTAGCCCAGCCCGCGCCCTGTTTTGGAAAATCTTGCTGGGCGGGCTGAGCCTCGGCAGTGGGTTTGTGGTTGTGGGTTGGCTCGCGGCCTACCGCATCACCAAGCCCCTGCTGCAAATTGCCGCCGCCGCCGACCAAATTCGTGACGGCAACCGCGATGTGCTGCTGCCTCGGATCAAGGGCCGCAATGAGGTCTCTCGGCTAACGGAGGCATTTACCCAGCTGATTGCTAACTTGTTCGCCCAGGAAACGGCGTTGCGCACGAGCAACTCGCAGCTCAGGCAGCAGCTTCAGGCCAAAAGGCTGATGGGGCGATCGCTGAAGCGGGGCCACGAGCAGCTGCGGCAGATTGTCGATGGCATCGAAGATTCGTTGCTGCTGCGAGAGGTTAGCACTGGCAAGCTGATTTACTCTAATAATCGGTTTGCGGATCTCTACCAAGATGTCGTGGCCGACAACTCTTCCCCTGGGGCCTGGCTCCAGTATGTTCATCCTGACGATCGCCCTTGGGTTTCTGAGAAATTTGCAGACGAGCTGCAGGGCAAAGACTTCTTCAATGATGAATATCGGTTCATTGGCGCTGACGGCCACACCCGCTGGATTTGGAATCGCTCGTTCCCGATTCGAGATGAGCAGGGCGAAGTTTACCGCTACGTGGTCATTGAGCGCGATATTACAGAGATTAAGCAAGCTACCGACGCCTTGCAACAGCTAATGGCTGGCACGGCAGCTGTCACTGGGGAGGCGTTTTTTCAACAGCTGGTGAGGCATTTAGCCTCGGCCCTAGATGCCGACTGCGTCTATGTAGCAGAACGCCAAACCGACGGGATGCACACCCTAGCCTTTTGGTGTGAGGGAGAGTTACAGCCCAATATCACGATCGCGGCTACGGAGATGCCCTGTGCCCTGGTGCTAAATCAAGGGTTTCATCGCTGCGTTGACCAGGTTGCCGAGTCGTTCTCCACCAACCCCTTTCTGCAGCGTTTGAAGCTAAAGGGCTACGTAGGGGTAACGATGACTAGCGCCGGGGGCGATGTCCTGGGTCTGCTCTGCGTGATGAGTAAACGGCCCCTGCGCGATCGCATTGACTACGCCACCATTCTGCAAATTTTTGCCAACCGGGCTGCTGCTGAGCTAGAGCGTCAGCAGGCTGAAGCGGCCTTACAACAGAGTGAGGCCCGCTTTCGACTGCTGGCTGAGAATGTTAAAGACTTGGTCTGTCTACACGATCTGTCGGGTAAGTTTCTCTACCTGAGCCCCTCTTGCACCGCGCTGCTGGGTTTTGAGCCCGAAGAATTGGTGGGCAGCGATCCCTACCGCCAGTGCCATCCAGAAGACCGCCCCCTGATGCAGCCTCAGTTTCAGCAGGCACTTCACGATCCCTCTGCGGGCCCAATCACCTATCGGGTGCGATGCAAAAACAGGCGCTACATCTGGCTTGAAACTCTGATCAAGGTGATTTGCTCAGACGAGGGAGTGCCCACCTATCTGCAAACCAGCTCGCGAGATGTAACCGATCAAGTGCGCATGCTTGAGCAGATGGAGCACGACGCCACCCATGACAGCCTAACCGGGTTGCCCAATCGCAGTCTGCTGCTTGAGCGGTTAAACCTGGCGATCAAGCGGATTCATCAACACGATGACGCCCAGTTTGCGGTGCTGCTAATTGATCTCGATCGCTTCAAGGTGATTAACGATAGTCTGGGACACCAGGTGGGCGATCGCCTGCTACAGCTGATTGCCAAACGACTTCAGGCTGCCATTGGCGGTGTTGATCTGGCGGCCCGCCTGGGCGGCGACGAATTTGTGCTGCTGATCGAAGACATCGACAACTTGGCGGCGGCGGTGCGCACCGCCGAGCGGGTATTAGGCAGTTTTCAAACGGCTATACCTCTGGCTAGCCAAGATGTCGTCATCGGAGCCAGCATTGGCATTGTGCTGGGCGATCGCAGCTATAGCGAAGGCATCAATATTTTGCGCGATGCCGAAATTGCCATGTACTCAGCCAAGCAAACGGGCCAGCTAGGCTATACGATTTTCAACCAAACCATGCACCAGAAGGCGTTGCAGCGCCTAGAGCTGGAAAATGCCCTGCGTCTGGCTATTGCTCAGCAGGAGTTGACCCTGCGCTACCAGCCCATTGTCGATTTGGCCACTGGCAGTCTAGTTGGCTTTGAGGCTCTAGTCCGCTGGCAACATCCGGTCCAGGGCATGATCTCCCCCGTCGATTTCATTCCCATTGCTGAAGATACGGGGCTCATAGTGCCCCTTGGCACCTGGGTGTTAAAAACCGCCTGTCAGCAGTTGGCCACCTGGCAGGCGCAGTTTCCTGCGTCAGCAGCGCTCAAAATGAGCGTCAACCTCTCAGTGGTTCAACTCAAAGAGTCCAACCTGGTGGCTCTAGTGGAACAGGTTTTAGCTGAAACCGGGTTGCCGGGGCATTGCCTCGCCCTCGAAATTACCGAGAGCATGTTTATGGAAGATATCGAAGTCATCAACCAGCGGCTACAGCAGCTCAACCAGCGGGATATCCAGATCAGCATTGACGACTTTGGTACCGGGTTCTCTTCCCTCAGCTATTTGCACCGGCTCTCGGTCAACAACCTCAAAATCGATCGGTCGTTTGTCAACAACCTGTCTGAGAGTCATCGCAACCTCAGCATGGCGAGAACGATTATTAATCTGTCTCAGCAGCTCGGCCTAACTACCATTGCCGAAGGCATTGAAACCCCAGAACAGCTCCAGCAGCTCAAATCGCTGGGCTGCCAGCTGGGCCAGGGATACTTGTTTAATGCCCCGGTTACGTCGGCAGTAGCGGAAACCCTCGTGGCTGAGCTAACTGAGGTTCAGGCGGCCCAAGCCCAGGGGTAG
- a CDS encoding thioredoxin domain-containing protein gives MDKVLARLRESKLLLWGIVVALLVGVAIPMLIFLPRRNQASPPPNPEAHQEIVTEVITSTGRASLIGSSPTKGNPNAPIVLFKFSDFECPYCAVAAGNMNEFVGKHEADILYVYKHFPLTQIHPEAMPSAKAAWAAGQQGQFWLYHDGLFVNQNRLGEDLYVELAEAMQLDLEQFNRDRASAEAEAAIQQDLALAQQLQLQGTPSFIMNDLLIPGGAPPELFEKIFNQINAAIKSQSEPQ, from the coding sequence ATGGATAAGGTCTTGGCGCGGCTGCGCGAATCCAAACTGCTGCTGTGGGGCATTGTTGTCGCTCTGCTGGTGGGAGTAGCGATTCCAATGCTGATTTTCTTACCCCGACGCAATCAGGCCAGCCCGCCCCCTAACCCCGAGGCTCACCAGGAAATTGTCACTGAGGTAATCACCTCGACCGGTCGCGCCAGTTTAATCGGCTCCTCGCCCACCAAGGGCAACCCCAACGCGCCGATTGTGCTGTTTAAGTTCTCCGACTTTGAGTGCCCCTACTGTGCTGTGGCGGCGGGCAATATGAATGAGTTTGTGGGGAAGCACGAAGCCGATATTCTCTACGTCTATAAACATTTTCCCCTCACCCAAATTCACCCTGAGGCAATGCCGTCGGCAAAGGCGGCCTGGGCAGCGGGGCAGCAGGGGCAGTTTTGGCTTTACCACGACGGTCTGTTTGTCAACCAAAATCGCCTCGGCGAAGACCTCTATGTTGAACTGGCCGAGGCCATGCAGCTCGATCTGGAGCAGTTCAACCGCGATCGCGCCAGTGCCGAGGCCGAAGCCGCCATTCAGCAAGATCTGGCCCTAGCCCAGCAGCTTCAGCTCCAGGGTACGCCCTCCTTCATCATGAATGACCTGCTGATTCCGGGCGGCGCGCCCCCTGAGCTGTTTGAGAAAATCTTTAACCAAATCAATGCGGCCATTAAAAGCCAGAGCGAGCCTCAGTAG
- a CDS encoding hybrid sensor histidine kinase/response regulator — protein sequence MPPDFPDDSFAILAVDDSPDNLFLIESILDDPDYRMTCVESGQAALDVVRQVPPPDLILLDVMMPGLDGYAVTQKIRDDTSLPYIPILLITAHDQSSLVQGLDAGADDFIRKPVDVNELRARVRSLLRLKRSMDAQANMIRQRDDFVARLTHDLRTPLVAANRMLKLCQGDAFGPMPDDGKEAIATIIDSNRHLLSMVNTLLEVYRHEAGHKALTLSPVNLFTLAETVVTELAPIAAEKSLTAMLCRADRVDTPHAVSAAAVNGAATADGFTRGNGLLNDDAFIVEGDHLELRRVITNLIGNAIKFTDAGQVSVTVGSEPYLPPEVEATGYPRDRPWVWLSVTDTGIGIPAAEQSAVFEWFRQGNHARAGHGLGLHLSQRIAKLHNGTISLKSEAGQGSCFTLYLPQLGSAG from the coding sequence ATGCCTCCGGATTTCCCCGATGATTCCTTCGCTATCCTGGCTGTAGACGATTCTCCAGACAACTTGTTCCTGATCGAGTCGATTCTGGATGATCCTGACTACCGCATGACCTGTGTGGAGAGCGGTCAGGCGGCTTTGGATGTGGTACGGCAGGTGCCTCCCCCCGACCTAATTTTGCTCGATGTCATGATGCCTGGCCTAGATGGCTATGCGGTGACTCAAAAGATTCGCGACGATACGTCCCTACCCTATATTCCAATTTTGCTGATCACGGCCCACGATCAGTCGAGCCTGGTGCAGGGACTTGATGCTGGGGCAGATGATTTCATCCGCAAGCCGGTGGATGTCAATGAGCTGCGAGCTAGGGTGCGATCGCTGCTTCGCCTCAAGCGCAGCATGGATGCCCAGGCCAACATGATTCGCCAGCGGGATGACTTTGTGGCCCGCCTTACCCACGACCTGCGCACGCCTTTGGTGGCCGCCAACCGCATGCTTAAGCTGTGCCAGGGCGACGCCTTTGGCCCCATGCCCGACGACGGTAAAGAGGCGATCGCTACCATTATCGACAGCAACCGCCACCTGCTCAGTATGGTCAACACGCTGCTGGAGGTGTATCGCCATGAGGCTGGGCACAAGGCGCTGACCCTGTCGCCCGTCAATCTCTTCACCCTGGCTGAAACCGTAGTGACTGAGTTGGCCCCGATAGCCGCCGAGAAATCGCTCACGGCTATGCTGTGTCGGGCTGACCGGGTAGATACTCCTCACGCCGTCTCCGCAGCTGCCGTCAATGGTGCTGCTACTGCAGATGGGTTTACTCGCGGGAACGGCCTGTTGAACGACGATGCTTTTATCGTCGAGGGCGACCACCTAGAGCTGCGCCGGGTAATCACCAACCTGATCGGCAATGCTATTAAATTTACTGACGCTGGCCAAGTCAGCGTTACGGTAGGCAGTGAGCCGTACCTGCCGCCTGAGGTTGAGGCGACTGGCTACCCTCGCGATCGCCCCTGGGTTTGGCTGTCTGTGACCGATACCGGCATCGGCATTCCCGCCGCCGAGCAGTCTGCGGTCTTTGAATGGTTTCGTCAGGGCAACCATGCTCGGGCAGGCCATGGTTTGGGCCTGCACCTATCCCAGCGGATTGCAAAGCTTCACAACGGGACCATTTCTCTCAAGTCTGAAGCTGGCCAGGGCAGCTGCTTCACACTTTATTTGCCCCAGCTCGGAAGCGCAGGGTAA